The DNA region AAACAGAAAAACGAAGAGGTCTCCCAGGCTGCGGTAACCATAAGGTCGGCTGCCAACCGTGTATTTAATTGCTGCCAGGATGGCTGCTAAACCGAGTAAAAGCATGGCTACGGCAGCAGCGCTATTCAGGTTCGACAGGCCAAAAAGCAACCAAAGTCCACTGACCAGCGAGAGCATTGCCATGACAATGACCCCTGTTTTCATTTGAGCGGCACTGATGGCTCCGCTTTGCACCATTCGTTTTGGGCCTACGCGCTGGGCACCGTCAGTACCTTTGGTGGCATCGCCCAGGTCGTTGGCAAAGTTGGATAAGATCTGCAGAAAAAGGGTGGTCAGGGCTGCCCCAAATGCAGCAGCTCCGTTGAACGAGGGCTCCCTGGCTGCCACAAAAGCTCCCATACCCATGCTGGCAAATGCCAGAGGAAGCGTGCGCAGGCGGGCTGCACTGATCCAGTCTTTGATAGGAGCCATCAGAAATCAGGGAAATTTGGGAAAACGATGAAAATCGGGTTCACGTTTTTCGAGGAATGCCCGTTTGCCTTCCTGAGCCTCCTCTGTCAGGTAATACAACAATGTGGCATTGCCTGCAAATTCCTGCAAACCAGCCTGACCGTCGAGTGCGGCATTGAGGCCAAGCTTGATCATCCGCAGGGCAATCGGGCTGCGCTTCATCATAATCTCACACCATTCCACTGTGGCATCCTCGAGCTGCGCGAGTGGCACCACACGATTGACCAGTCCCATCTCAAGCGCCTCGGCTGCAGAGTAGAACAAATTCAGAAACCAGATTTCCCGGGCCTTTTTCTGCCCCACGATACTTGCGAGATAAGAAGATCCAAAGCCGGCGTCGAAACTGCCCACCTTTGGACCAACCTGCCCGAAACGGGCGTTTTCGGATGCGATGGTCAGGTCGCATACCACATGAAGCACATGGCCCCCGCCCACAGCCCAGCCATTCACCATGGCCACTACGGGCTTGGGCATCGAGCGGATCTTCTTTTGTACATCCAGCACATTGAGTCGCGGAATACCCTGTTCGTCTATATAGCCTCCCTCACCTTTCACCTGCTGGTCGCCACCACTGCAAAATGCCTTGTCGCCGGCACCGGTCAGGACGATTACATAGATATCCTGGTCTTCGCGACAAATATCGAGCGCATCGGCCATCTCAAATACCGTCGTGGGCCGGAAGGCATTGTGCACCTCAGGCCGGTTGATGGTGATCTTGCCGATATGGTTCCATTTCTCGAACAAAATGTCTTTGTACTCCTTAATTGACTGCCAGTTACGTTTTGTGCTCATGAGAATCTTTTTGAAAATAACGCCAATTGATATGTTTGGTTCACTGTGCAAAGTTAATATATGAAAAACGAAGGCAGAAACGCGACCCGACCGAAGCTTCGAATCTCGCAGATCAGGCCATCTTTTGGCTGTTGGATGCCAGAAATTTAAAATAGCATTTCAGCATGGCCGCACTTCTGGCTGCGGGGGTAAACACTTCGAGTATCGAAGGTTTGTCGGATGGCGCAAAGAATGCCGGCAAGCTCCGCCGCAGGCTTTCGATATCGCCGGCCACGAAATAGTGGAGCCCGTAAGCCGAGGCCAGCCCTGCAGCACTGGTGCGGTGCGACGCCTCGAAAAAACGCTCCAGCAATCCGCTGTCCGATGGACCATCAATAAACCGGAAGATGCCGCCACCGCCATTGTGGATGACGATGATCTTCAGATCAGGACTCAGATGCTTGTGCCACAGCCCGTTGGTGTCGTAGAAAAATGCCAGGTCGCCGGTGATAAGCAAGGTAGGCCGGCCACTGGCCAGGGCAGCCCCGGCCGCAGTGGAAACGCTGCCGTCGATGCCGCTGGTGCCCCTGTTGGCAAACTGCCTTCGGCCATGCGGATGATCAAAAAGCTGGGCGTAACGCACCGGCGTGCTGTTGGATAGCTGCAGGTCGTAGTCCTCAGGCAAATGGTTGAAAACTACCTCGTAAACCTTCAGATCGCCAAAGCTGCAACGGTCAAGATACTGATCATGAAGCTGTTTACCTTTTTCCTGCAACTGCTGCCACAGCTGCCTGAACGTACTTTCACTCCTCTGGATTCGTCCGGACAGCAATGGCAGAAAAACAGATGGCGCAGCAGGAATATGGATGTTGAGATGCTTGTATGTATCAGGACTGTCATGGGCGGGATCCACATGCCAGTGCTGCATGTTTTTTGCTTTCCTCAGAAAAGCCTTGATGCGCTTGGAGACCACCTGACCGCCCAGAGTGAGCAATATTTCCGGCTCATAGGCCTCCGGTTCCGGCATCACACTCAGGCTGCGGTCGATGGCGCTGACAAAACCATGACCGTACAGGTTGGAGGTGGTTTCGGTGAGCACAACCACTGAGGGATCGGCGGCAAGCAGGCGCACCGCCTCCTGCACCTGAGGGTCAGGCATCATCTGACCCACAAGAATCATCTTCCGGGTGCTGCCATTCCAACTTGCAACTAGCTTATCAAGTTGTTGCGGATGAGGCAAAAACTCACCTCGGAGGATGCTGATATCTTTAATTTCGCCCGGAAATTCAGCCGGCAGGTTGTACAAGGGCTCACGAAACGGCAGGTTGATATGCACCGGCCCGGCAACAGGCCATTGCAGGGCGTTGAGTGCTTCAGCTGACAGGCGGCCGGCAAACCAGAGGTCATCTTCGTTGTGTACTTCGGCAGGTAGGCTGACACTCTTGCGCACATGCAGATCGAACAAGCCTTGCTGGCGGATGGTTTGTCCGTCGGCCTGGTCCACCCATTCGGGCGGACGGTCGGCCGTGAGCAGCAGCAAGGGAATGCGCTGATAAAATGCCTCGGCCACAGCAGGGCCATAGTTGAGGGTGGCTGTTCCAGAGGTACAGGTCAACGCAACAGGTTCGCCTGACTGCTGGGCCAGACCCAGCGCAAAAAACCCTGCACTACGCTCATCCACAATGGTATAGCATTCCATGCCAGGCATGTTGCACAATACTGACACGATGGGTGCATTGCGCGAACCCGGCGAAACTACCAGCCGCCTGATGCCACGCCGGCGAATCAGGGTAGCCAGGTATAAAAGCCCGCTTTTGGGATGTATCATGGTGCAAAGTTGCTCATTTGGCTTCAAAAAGCCAAGAAAGTGTGCCCGACTTCCAGGCTGTTTCGTTCCACTCACGCAGGACGTCCGATCCAGCGGTGATGCCGCCTCCTACATAAAGCAGGCTTCGTGTAGCCGAAAAAGCCATGCATCTCAGGTTGACAAACAGCCAGGCATCGTCATTTGTTGACCAGGGACCTAAAAATCCGGCATAATACCTGCGCCGGTGTTTTTCGATGCGCCGGATCAGCGGCAAGGCGGCCTCTCGCGGACTGCCACAGACGGCCGGCGTGGGGTGCAAGGTTGTGACTATTCCAAGCCTGCTGGTATTGGCCGTCAAGCTGAAGCGGATTTCCGTTTTCAGATGTACTAACCGGCCCGCAGGAGATTCTTTGGTTTTGCCAATCTCAACATGCTCCGCACCGGCCTGCTTTAACTGATCAACGATAAAATCTGTTACAATTTGCTGCTCCTCAGCCTCTTTAGCCGTCCAGTCCATCCCCTGCCCTGCAGGTATAGTACCGGCCAGCGACATTGTAAAAGCATGATCACCCGTGAATCGCACCAGGGTTTCGGGGCTTGCGCCCATCCAATGTTCATGCTGACCGTCGGAAAACACGTAAACAAATGCCTCGGGATAGCGGCTGCAAAGTGCAAAAAAAGCACGCGAAGCTTCGTCAGGTGACAGGCCATGTGTTTCGATGATGCGCGAAAGCACCAGCTTCGAAACTTCACCGGATTTGATGTGATCCAGCACTTCATCGAACTGAGCCTGATAAGCAGAAAAGCCGGCAACTTCATCAGCCTGGTTTCCGGGCGGAAAACCGGCTGCCGGGTACGAGATTTCAGAATGTTCCTCCATCCCTCCGGTAATGATGAGCGGCTGAGCCACTGAGTGGTCAAAAGGATAAAACACAAAGCCCTCTTCCCCTGAGGATGGATTGAAAAGTTTCATGCCTCCGGCAAGCAGATGCACCTCACTGGTTGAGGGCAAGCGCCACGCGGCAAAAGGTACTGCCCGATGGAGCAGCTTTGCAATCTGTGCTTCGTTGACCAAGCCCGTTATGTTTATCTGGCAATGACAAAATTGGTGAGCCGGCAGGTGGACACCATCCTGCCCTGCTCGTCCATGATGTCGATATTCCAAACATGGGTATTGCGCCCACGGTGGATAAGCCTTGCTTCGGCAAACACCCATCCTTCGCGCACTGCACGCAGGTGGTTGCCACTGATTTGTGCACCTCGCACCTCGTACTTTTCGCGATCGACAAGCAAAGCCGAACCAAAACTTCCGACTGTCTCGGCCAAAGCCAGGCTGGCTCCGCCATGCAACAGCCGGTTGGGCTGAAAAGTGCGATGGTCAACCGGCATGCGCGCCTTGAGGAAACCTTCGGCTACCTCAAGATATTCAATACCAAGCTGTTCCATCAACGTCCCTTTGTTCAGGGCAT from Bacteroidota bacterium includes:
- a CDS encoding chorismate-binding protein, with the translated sequence MVNEAQIAKLLHRAVPFAAWRLPSTSEVHLLAGGMKLFNPSSGEEGFVFYPFDHSVAQPLIITGGMEEHSEISYPAAGFPPGNQADEVAGFSAYQAQFDEVLDHIKSGEVSKLVLSRIIETHGLSPDEASRAFFALCSRYPEAFVYVFSDGQHEHWMGASPETLVRFTGDHAFTMSLAGTIPAGQGMDWTAKEAEEQQIVTDFIVDQLKQAGAEHVEIGKTKESPAGRLVHLKTEIRFSLTANTSRLGIVTTLHPTPAVCGSPREAALPLIRRIEKHRRRYYAGFLGPWSTNDDAWLFVNLRCMAFSATRSLLYVGGGITAGSDVLREWNETAWKSGTLSWLFEAK
- a CDS encoding hotdog fold thioesterase codes for the protein MSQLNALNKGTLMEQLGIEYLEVAEGFLKARMPVDHRTFQPNRLLHGGASLALAETVGSFGSALLVDREKYEVRGAQISGNHLRAVREGWVFAEARLIHRGRNTHVWNIDIMDEQGRMVSTCRLTNFVIAR
- the menA gene encoding 1,4-dihydroxy-2-naphthoate octaprenyltransferase, which translates into the protein MAPIKDWISAARLRTLPLAFASMGMGAFVAAREPSFNGAAAFGAALTTLFLQILSNFANDLGDATKGTDGAQRVGPKRMVQSGAISAAQMKTGVIVMAMLSLVSGLWLLFGLSNLNSAAAVAMLLLGLAAILAAIKYTVGSRPYGYRSLGDLFVFLFFGLTGVAGTYFLVLDGQFDPAIFLPASAVGLLSTAVLNINNMRDMAADRFSGKRTLVVIMGYNNALLYHIFLVITPFVLLSIYNLIRTDGLTPWLFLLLMPLFIKDLRGVLNSPGYADLDPYLRRQAVKTFLLVLVYGISLQF
- the menD gene encoding 2-succinyl-5-enolpyruvyl-6-hydroxy-3-cyclohexene-1-carboxylic-acid synthase, producing the protein MIHPKSGLLYLATLIRRRGIRRLVVSPGSRNAPIVSVLCNMPGMECYTIVDERSAGFFALGLAQQSGEPVALTCTSGTATLNYGPAVAEAFYQRIPLLLLTADRPPEWVDQADGQTIRQQGLFDLHVRKSVSLPAEVHNEDDLWFAGRLSAEALNALQWPVAGPVHINLPFREPLYNLPAEFPGEIKDISILRGEFLPHPQQLDKLVASWNGSTRKMILVGQMMPDPQVQEAVRLLAADPSVVVLTETTSNLYGHGFVSAIDRSLSVMPEPEAYEPEILLTLGGQVVSKRIKAFLRKAKNMQHWHVDPAHDSPDTYKHLNIHIPAAPSVFLPLLSGRIQRSESTFRQLWQQLQEKGKQLHDQYLDRCSFGDLKVYEVVFNHLPEDYDLQLSNSTPVRYAQLFDHPHGRRQFANRGTSGIDGSVSTAAGAALASGRPTLLITGDLAFFYDTNGLWHKHLSPDLKIIVIHNGGGGIFRFIDGPSDSGLLERFFEASHRTSAAGLASAYGLHYFVAGDIESLRRSLPAFFAPSDKPSILEVFTPAARSAAMLKCYFKFLASNSQKMA
- the menB gene encoding 1,4-dihydroxy-2-naphthoyl-CoA synthase, with amino-acid sequence MSTKRNWQSIKEYKDILFEKWNHIGKITINRPEVHNAFRPTTVFEMADALDICREDQDIYVIVLTGAGDKAFCSGGDQQVKGEGGYIDEQGIPRLNVLDVQKKIRSMPKPVVAMVNGWAVGGGHVLHVVCDLTIASENARFGQVGPKVGSFDAGFGSSYLASIVGQKKAREIWFLNLFYSAAEALEMGLVNRVVPLAQLEDATVEWCEIMMKRSPIALRMIKLGLNAALDGQAGLQEFAGNATLLYYLTEEAQEGKRAFLEKREPDFHRFPKFP